AGCTAGTTGTCGAGTGTGCAGCGTAAGTAAAAATCGTTGAAGCATAAGAAGCTAACTAAATATTTGCGAAAAACAGTTTCACTTTCTGCAGGAGGATGTATATTTTGCTTCCGGCCAAGGAAAAATTATGCGGCGACGTACGGCAGTCCCAGTGTACGATTGCGTTCCACAGATCGCCGACTTTACTCTCGGAGAAGATGACCTGACCGCGGACGTATCGAATGCGAGCAGTACCATTGAGGAACCTGGTTCGGCAGTTAACACAGAGGTGTCCTTCGAAAATATGATTCCAGTAAACTGCTCCCCGTATGACGAACACCAAGCTGTTTGTGCTGGCACAAAGAGGAAATATGAGAGGTAAAAGTTTGTACATAATGGGTTTCATTTGGACTTATGATtcgtaaataaaacatttcagttACTTGAACAATGTAAACCGGGAAGTAGTCGAATTAAAGAAGCGCTGCCATGGTCTCGAAAAAGTTGTCAACCAAAAGGAGCACTTGATTACACAACAAGCGAAAACTACTGATCTGGCTCTAAACGCTCTCAAAAGGACATTTAACTCCGATCAAGTCGACATGCTTTTGTACCAGAAAAAACGACCAGGGCAGTGGAGTAATGAGACTGTGACAGAAAGCCTTAAGAAAAATTCGTGTGCGGAACGAAGGGTTACGAGCACCAGCGGAGTAAATATCCTCTTCCATCCGAACGCACGTTGCAACGAAAGGTGGAAGATTTGTCTTTCAACCCAGGAATTTTGGACGATGTATTGGAGCTTTTGAAGCTGAAAGTCAGTACAATGCCTCCAGAAGATCTCGACTGTGGGCTCATTTTTGATGAGATGTCCATCGAAGAAGCGAAGAGCTTTTGTGTGTCTACCAGTCAGTTCTATGGTGACATAACCATCCCTGGTCAATCTGGACTGGCAACTCATGCGCTTGTGTTTGTTTTGGTGGGAGTAAGAGCCAGGTGGAAGCAAACCGTCGGTTATCACTTCACGGGCAACAGTATCCCGGATAATGATCTGAACGAGATCATCTACAAAATTATTCAGGAAGTGGAGTCATTTGGATGTAAGGTGCATTTTCTCACCTCAGACTGCGGTCCAAAGAATAAAAAGTTGTGGAACGCTCTGGGTTTGAAATTCCACAAACATGTAGTGCTCAATAGTGAGGCTATCGAGCACCCAACAGTTTCGTCGAGGAAACTGGAAATCATTCCAGACGTAGTCCACGTTTTCAAGTCGGCTGTTCAAGGAtggattaaaaatgaagtgctgtGGCTACCACCGGATGTGGTGGCATCTAATGGGTTCTGTTCGAATGAAGTCAATATTCAACACCTTCACGATCTCGTACACTACGAACAGCAAAACTTGCTTAAAGTCGCCCATAATCTAAAACCGGAGGATGTAGAATTCGAAAAGAAAAGGAACAACTTTGATGTGATGAAGGTCatcaattctgaaaaaattgtaAACCGTAATGTTTCGGCCGCACTTCGATTCTACAGCCATGCTGCAAACCGACCTGAAGTTCTACCAACCGCATATTTCATAGAAACACTATCACAATGGTTTCAACTCTCGAAAAATAGATCGATGAAAATGGCTTTGAGCAAAGGTGAGCAAAGATTCTGTAGTACTCTTAATGATTCAGTTAATATAGAGAATAATTTGGCTAGGGGTCATCCACAAAATACGTAATTTGTTTCGAAACCACCATAGAAGAATTTCCTGCCTCCTAAAacccccacatgccaaatttggttcaatttgcttgattagttctagagttatgcagaaatttgtttcatttgggAGTCTGATACCAGCATAGAAAAATTTCTTGCCTTCTAAAACCCCCACATACcagatttggttcaatttgctggATTAGTTCTCCCCGGTCACAAACCATCACAAGAATCTTCCCTGTCCCAAAAACCTCTGCATACTAATTTTTACTAGTTTCCAAGGCTATATCTATAAACTATATCTGAGGACGAAATTACATTTTCTTAGACTCTTCGTATGTTTTAGattaactcatttttttttatttatattttagaaaattcgCAAAAGTATAAGGAGACGCTGcagttctatatttttttcaaaaaattcatttaCGCTGTGGAGGTAGGACATAAACGGTATTGGAAACCATGGCAGGCATCCATAATTCTAGCAACGAATGCCATACTCAGGTTGCAAGACATGTTCTTGAACGTGAAAGGGTACAGCTTCCTATTTACAGCGAGATTCACTCAAGATTGTGTCGAGAATATCTTTTCTCTAATTCGAATACGACAGAAGAAACCTACCGCCTTGCAATTCAAATGCTTCCTAAAATCATTAACCATTTCACAGTATTTGACAGTGGTTTCCGGGTCATCTTATGAGACAGACGACACAGATTGGCTTTTGAACTTTCCCTCTAACGTGAAGCAATTGAAGGAGAAAAAAGCCATTGAGGAGCGGAAAGTACCTGATATAAACGAACTGACTAAGATAGACACGCAGGCAGCATTGAAGGAAATTAACGACAATGAGAAGAATGTGGTCTATCACCTTGCTGGAATGGTCGTTTATAAAGTGGCAAAGCATGGCGCAGTTTGTTAACATAGTGTTGAAAAATGCTTAGCCACTGAACCATTTATCTCGGATTACACAAAACTAACCATTACTAAAGATTTCACAGGTCAAGCATTGGTATACGTGAATGAACCAacctttatcttttttttttgaaactggaAATTGTATTCAGAAGCGAgttgaaaaatatggaaaacgaTACCGTGTTTGATGTAATTAAAGCGCAACTCGCAAACATTCCAGCTACACATTTCAATGAATGTCATGATTTAAAAAAGAAACTAATAAGGCGGTTCTTGTATTTCCGGTTGAAAATTCATCagccatagaaaattcataAGAATAAGTACGATAGTAGATCGATGGCAATGTAACTCTATTGATCGACAGGTTAGATGTTCCAGAAAACAATAAATAGTATAGTATAATCCAACTCttgttcattcatttcatttttgccATTCCTGTAAAACCGAAAGTTTAATTTATGGATAACGAACagattcttttttatttttttaaacacatGCAGATTGGTCAAAATACATCATTTACTCTAATATGAAATGTATTAAAGTATGTAATAGGATGTATTTAATACTTTTAAAGGAATACAAGAGCTTGGCCATCAATTAATGCACTTAACCTCCATTTTTGGGGCTGTCCATACACCTTGGTATCTTTTCGAAGGATTTCGACAACCTCCCTACACCTCCGTGAAAAAAATACCCatataaattttggaaaatttataTGAACCGTTTACATTATTTTGCTTACCTCATGTCTCTCTATATCTGTCTACGTGGTATATGGACAGCCCTTATCATGATTCTGGTCATAATATTGTATTGTACCTAATTGTATTCTATACTGCAGAATGCCCATAGACGACACCTAAATAAAACTATCAGAGCTAGAATGGAATTGTTCGGCAACACGACAAACCGGATATCGCAATCCACCTTTCCTCAAATATCAACCGCAGATCGCTTTCCACAGGTCAAGGGACATATCATACGGAA
The Toxorhynchites rutilus septentrionalis strain SRP chromosome 2, ASM2978413v1, whole genome shotgun sequence genome window above contains:
- the LOC129768634 gene encoding uncharacterized protein LOC129768634: MPPEDLDCGLIFDEMSIEEAKSFCVSTSQFYGDITIPGQSGLATHALVFVLVGVRARWKQTVGYHFTGNSIPDNDLNEIIYKIIQEVESFGCKVHFLTSDCGPKNKKLWNALGLKFHKHVVLNSEAIEHPTVSSRKLEIIPDVVHVFKSAVQGWIKNEVLWLPPDVVASNGFCSNEVNIQHLHDLVHYEQQNLLKVAHNLKPEDVEFEKKRNNFDVMKVINSEKIVNRNVSAALRFYSHAANRPEVLPTAYFIETLSQWFQLSKNRSMKMALSKENSQKYKETLQFYIFFKKFIYAVEVGHKRYWKPWQASIILATNAILRLQDMFLNVKGYSFLFTARFTQDCVENIFSLIRIRQKKPTALQFKCFLKSLTISQYLTVVSGSSYETDDTDWLLNFPSNVKQLKEKKAIEERKVPDINELTKIDTQAALKEINDNEKNVVYHLAGMVVYKVAKHGAVC